Proteins co-encoded in one Malus sylvestris chromosome 7, drMalSylv7.2, whole genome shotgun sequence genomic window:
- the LOC126630796 gene encoding hypothetical protein At1g04090-like gives MGNCLSLSPSATSVFKKTKALPIETTFKLPSPLPSWPPGNGFASGMIDLGGLLVCQISSFNKVWATHEGGPGNLGASFFEPSPLPQGFYMLGCYSQPNNKPLCGWALAAKQTKDNDDDPSSPLLRQPVDFTLVWSSEFLNIKKDGNGFVWLPTASDGYKAIGLVVTSSPEKPSLDKIRCVRSSLTDECEADSWIWGPGTASDANGFNVFSLRPSNRGTQAMGVSAGTFIAALQNGGLSTVACLKNAAISNPQVSMPNLTQIEALLEAYSPFIYFHPEEVYLPSSVGWFFTNGALLYKKDDDLNPIAIEATGSNLPQGGSNDGSYWLDLPVDKSANERVKKGDLPSSQVYAHIKPMLGSTFTDIAIWVFYPFNGPARAKVEFLNISLGKIGEHVGDWEHVTLRISNFTGELWKVYFSQHSGGIWVDASELEFQNGGGNKAVTYASLHGHAFYAKPGLVLQGTGGIGIRNDAAKSKMVLDTGRSQPIIIAADYLGSAISEPPWLNYCREWGPKLSYDITDELKKVEKLLPGKLKSAFEKFVENLPNEVLGEEGPTGPKMKNNWTGDEK, from the exons ATGGGAAATTGCCTTTCCCTCTCACCTTCAGCAACGAGTGTTTTCAAGAAAACCAAAGCTTTGCCTATCGAAACCACGTTCAAGCTTCCCTCTCCATTACCTAGCTGGCCTCCTG GTAATGGGTTCGCAAGTGGAATGATCGATCTGGGAGGATTACTAGTGTGTCAAATATCGTCTTTCAACAAAGTTTGGGCTACTCATGAGGGGGGACCAGGCAACCTTGGGGCAAGCTTCTTCGAACCTTCACCCCTACCCCAAGGATTCTACATGCTTGGCTGCTACAGCCAACCCAACAACAAACCCCTTTGCGGATGGGCCCTTGCTGCTAAACAGACAAAAGACAACGACGATGACCCTTCTTCGCCCTTGCTGCGGCAACCAGTTGATTTCACTCTCGTTTGGAGCAGTGAGTTCTTGAACATCAAGAAAGATGGCAATGGCTTTGTCTGGTTACCCACCGCCTCAGATGGTTATAAAGCCATAGGCCTTGTTGTCACTAGCTCTCCGGAGAAGCCATCCCTCGATAAAATCAGGTGCGTTCGTTCCAGCCTCACTGACGAGTGCGAGGCCGACTCGTGGATCTGGGGACCAGGTACCGCCAGCGATGCCAATGGATTCAATGTCTTTAGCCTCAGACCCAGCAACAGGGGGACCCAAGCCATGGGTGTCTCCGCTGGCACTTTTATAGCTGCTCTACAAAATGGTGGGTTGTCAACTGTGGCTTGTTTGAAAAACGCCGCCATATCTAATCCCCAAGTATCTATGCCTAACCTAACTCAAATTGAGGCATTACTTGAAGCTTACTCTCCATTTATATACTTCCATCCTGAAGAAGTATACCTCCCTTCTTCGGTGGGTTGGTTTTTCACCAATGGGGCCCTTCTGTACAAGAAGGACGATGATTTAAACCCCATTGCGATCGAAGCAACTGGCTCCAATCTTCCCCAAGGTGGCTCAAATGACGGCTCGTATTGGTTGGACCTACCCGTCGACAAAAGCGCCAATGAAAGAGTGAAAAAAGGAGATCTACCCAGCTCTCAGGTTTATGCACATATAAAGCCCATGCTGGGCTCAACATTTACTGACATCGCTATATGGGTGTTCTACCCTTTCAATGGCCCCGCCAGGGCCAAAGTTGAGTTTCTGAATATCTCcctggggaaaattggtgaacATGTTGGCGACTGGGAGCACGTGACCCTACGAATCAGCAATTTTACTGGGGAACTCTGGAAGGTCTACTTCTCGCAGCACAGCGGGGGCATATGGGTGGACGCTTCCGAGCTTGAGTTTCAGAATGGTGGTGGGAACAAAGCCGTGACCTATGCATCTTTGCACGGCCATGCTTTTTATGCCAAGCCAGGACTTGTATTGCAAGGCACTGGAGGAATAGGAATAAGAAATGATGCTGCCAAGAGTAAGATGGTATTGGACACGGGACGAAGCCAGCCTATAATCATTGCAGCTGACTATTTGGGCTCCGCTATTTCCGAGCCACCATGGCTCAACTACTGTCGGGAATGGGGTCCAAAACTTAGTTATGACATTACCGACGAACTAAAAAAGGTGGAGAAACTTTTGCCTGGAAAGCTCAAATCTGCATTTGAGAAATTCGTAGAGAATCTACCAAATGAAGTGTTAGGGGAAGAAGGGCCTACTGGTCCCAAGATGAAGAACAACTGGACTGGCGATGAAAAATGA